The segment CGCCGAGGCGCCATCGGGCGCGAGCGTCGAATTCGGCAGCGGTGAGGGGCTGATGACGCCGGTCGAGCTGTTGCTCGCCGCGATCGCCGGGTGCTCGTCGATCGATGTGGACACCGTCACCAGTCGCCGAACCGAACCGACCCGGTTCACGGTGAAAGCGGCCGGCGAGAAGCTCGATGAGGACGGGGCGTCCCGGCTTGAGGCCATTGAACTGAGTTTCGACATTACGTTCCTCAACGATGCAGACGGGCAGCGCGCGAAAGACCGGGTCGAGAAACTCGTGACCCTGTCCCACGACAAGTACTGCACGGTCTCGCGCACGGTGGAGCACGGCACCCCAGTGAGTTTCCACATTCTCGACAGTGGCGACGACTGAGGCGGCCGCACTGGCAACGAGATTCTGACGCGCCTTCCGTCATCTCCTCTCAACTTCGCACGCAGATGACTATGTAGGAGCAAGGGCTGCCCTGCCGTTTCCAGTGACGGGTGGGTAAAGAGCTCTTCGCCGGGGCGACTGAGCCCCGCATCGACGAGCATTCGCGATGCGGTACGCTAGTCCAGGTTGGTTTGCCGTGCGAGCGGCGACCATCGGGCTGTAGCGCAGCTTGGTAGCGCACTTGACTGGGGGTCAAGGGGTCGCAGGTTCAAATCCTGTCAGCCCGACCGAAAGCCCTGGTGAGAGCATGTTTCTCACCAGGGCCTCGTCATTTCCGGGAGCATCTTTCTGGTCCCCTGAGCGGTGCCGACCGCTCGCCCGTCCAGCCGGCGTAGGTTCGACGTGCCTATGCCTGTGCCACGCCGCAGT is part of the Saxibacter everestensis genome and harbors:
- a CDS encoding OsmC family protein yields the protein MSENTRSIDLTRVAQNHYRAEAPSGASVEFGSGEGLMTPVELLLAAIAGCSSIDVDTVTSRRTEPTRFTVKAAGEKLDEDGASRLEAIELSFDITFLNDADGQRAKDRVEKLVTLSHDKYCTVSRTVEHGTPVSFHILDSGDD